A single region of the Flavobacteriales bacterium genome encodes:
- a CDS encoding Omp28 family outer membrane lipoprotein, which yields MQKRSCIERGHTFNHHKFLSMLHKRSDLAFFLMALFAIGFSACDVLDPPHYGCTDPIAENYDQDATHDDGSCQYDPNLFRGCTDSTATNYDPNAIVDDCHCRYENVRKVLVEDYTGHTCGNCPRAASVLHDLQCTWGDRVVPMAVHVGFFAQPENNPDGSFANDYRTPSGNAWNTEFGNSAQGLPNGLINRRNVGGSFPQSYTAWAAQVANLLAVPADASLTMQNTYNQGSRTVTTSIDIKAVNDLNNGPYNIIVTLTEDSIIDWQKDYDPSLPSEKVEDYVHMHMLRNNFNGTWGDQVGSGNLTAGTVENVSYSLQIDTEWVDKHCNVVAFIYRTDTKEVIQAEYRPVIEE from the coding sequence ATGCAGAAACGTTCCTGCATCGAACGGGGTCACACTTTCAATCACCACAAGTTTTTGAGCATGCTGCATAAACGATCCGATCTTGCATTCTTCCTTATGGCCTTGTTCGCCATTGGTTTTTCGGCATGCGATGTATTGGATCCGCCTCATTACGGTTGCACCGACCCGATAGCGGAGAATTACGATCAAGATGCTACGCATGATGACGGTTCGTGCCAATACGATCCGAATCTCTTCAGAGGCTGTACCGATTCCACCGCTACCAATTACGACCCCAATGCCATTGTTGATGATTGCCATTGCCGATACGAGAACGTGCGGAAAGTACTGGTGGAAGATTACACGGGTCACACCTGCGGTAACTGTCCGAGAGCTGCTTCTGTTTTGCACGACCTGCAATGCACGTGGGGCGACCGCGTAGTGCCAATGGCCGTGCATGTAGGCTTTTTCGCGCAGCCAGAGAACAACCCGGATGGCAGCTTTGCAAACGACTACCGAACACCCTCTGGAAACGCTTGGAACACAGAGTTCGGCAATAGCGCCCAAGGCTTGCCCAACGGATTGATAAATCGAAGAAATGTGGGCGGATCGTTCCCGCAATCGTACACAGCTTGGGCCGCACAGGTGGCCAATCTTCTTGCCGTTCCGGCAGATGCCTCATTGACCATGCAGAACACTTACAACCAAGGTTCGCGAACGGTTACCACGAGCATTGATATCAAGGCGGTGAACGACCTGAACAATGGCCCTTACAACATTATCGTCACCTTAACGGAGGATAGCATTATCGATTGGCAGAAGGATTACGACCCATCTCTGCCAAGTGAAAAAGTGGAAGATTACGTGCACATGCACATGCTACGCAATAACTTCAATGGCACGTGGGGCGATCAGGTAGGCAGCGGAAACCTAACAGCAGGAACGGTGGAAAACGTATCGTACTCGTTGCAGATCGATACCGAATGGGTGGACAAACACTGCAACGTAGTTGCGTTCATTTACCGCACAGATACCAAAGAAGTTATTCAGGCCGAGTACAGGCCAGTGATTGAAGAGTAA